A stretch of the Mycobacterium sp. ITM-2016-00317 genome encodes the following:
- a CDS encoding DUF1345 domain-containing protein translates to MRPSLPHRPTTRVLGAVVVGCVAAGVAALLEFRWYAALVGWDALALTYLVWTWVVIAPCDAERTAAHAAYEEPGRRTVVALILGGALASLAGVGMLLAETWPDRFGLVVPAIGIVTVVLSWFVVHTLYTVAYARVYFQEEPCGGINFNTDTPPRYSDFAYVAFTVGVSFAIGDTNLTSSRMRATALGHGLLSFLFGSVIVASVVNLIAVVL, encoded by the coding sequence GTGAGACCGTCGCTGCCGCACCGCCCTACCACGCGGGTGCTCGGTGCGGTCGTCGTCGGCTGTGTGGCGGCAGGCGTCGCGGCGCTGCTGGAATTCCGCTGGTATGCGGCGCTGGTCGGCTGGGATGCCCTCGCGCTGACCTACCTGGTGTGGACGTGGGTGGTGATCGCGCCCTGCGACGCGGAGCGGACCGCTGCGCACGCCGCCTACGAGGAGCCGGGCCGCCGGACCGTGGTCGCCCTGATCCTCGGCGGCGCGCTGGCCAGCCTCGCCGGTGTCGGCATGCTGTTGGCCGAAACCTGGCCCGACCGTTTCGGTTTGGTGGTTCCGGCGATCGGCATCGTCACCGTGGTGCTCTCCTGGTTCGTCGTGCACACGCTGTACACGGTGGCGTATGCACGGGTCTACTTCCAGGAAGAGCCATGCGGGGGAATCAACTTCAACACCGATACACCGCCCCGCTACAGTGATTTCGCCTATGTCGCGTTCACCGTCGGGGTGAGCTTCGCGATCGGCGACACCAACCTGACGTCGTCGAGGATGCGGGCCACCGCCCTCGGCCACGGCCTGCTGTCGTTTCTGTTCGGCTCGGTGATCGTGGCCTCGGTGGTGAACCTGATCGCCGTCGTGCTGTGA
- a CDS encoding aldehyde dehydrogenase family protein, whose product MSAYPAFDAMPIGARWRAGQSGKTRASTDPYTGATLAEIAQADQRDLTEAYDSAVAAQEDWADEPPSERARVMRAAADVMTDRKDEIVGWLVRETGGTLAKAELEWGLVRSVMWEAASMPHHVEGRIMPSDIPGKENRVYREPVGVVAVISPWNFPMQLSNRSVAPALAVGNAVVLKPAGDTPVTGGLLLARIFEEAGLPPGLLSVVVGAGSDIGDALVAHPAARVVSFTGSTPVGKGIAEKAGVKKLALELGGNGPLVVLDDADLDLAVRAAVFGSFFHQGQVCMIANRVIVDAAVHDEFLDRFLAKVGALTVGDPSDPDVQLGPIINSSQLESIQDKLKRARDDGAQVLLGGDPFGPTGLCLPPHVLAGGNDVATAREEVFGPVITVLRADGEQDALRLANDTEYGLSSAVFSRDVDRAVRFGRRIRAGMTHVNDSPVNDDANTAFGGVKDSGVGRFGGQWAVDEFTTDHWVSVQHQPRRYAI is encoded by the coding sequence GTGAGCGCGTACCCCGCTTTCGACGCGATGCCGATCGGTGCGCGCTGGCGTGCCGGCCAGTCCGGCAAGACGCGCGCCAGCACCGACCCGTACACCGGTGCCACGCTGGCCGAGATCGCCCAGGCCGACCAACGCGACCTGACCGAGGCGTACGACAGTGCGGTTGCCGCCCAAGAAGACTGGGCTGATGAGCCGCCGTCCGAGCGCGCCAGGGTGATGCGCGCGGCCGCGGACGTGATGACCGACCGCAAGGACGAGATCGTCGGCTGGCTGGTGCGGGAGACCGGCGGCACGCTGGCCAAGGCCGAGCTGGAGTGGGGGCTGGTGCGCTCGGTGATGTGGGAGGCGGCCTCGATGCCGCACCATGTCGAGGGTCGGATCATGCCGTCGGACATCCCGGGCAAGGAGAACCGGGTCTACCGCGAACCGGTCGGCGTAGTGGCGGTGATCTCGCCGTGGAACTTCCCGATGCAGTTGTCGAACCGCTCGGTCGCACCGGCGCTGGCGGTGGGGAATGCGGTGGTGCTCAAGCCCGCCGGTGACACCCCGGTGACCGGCGGCCTGCTGCTGGCCCGGATCTTCGAGGAGGCCGGTCTTCCACCCGGGCTGCTGTCGGTGGTCGTCGGCGCCGGTTCCGATATCGGGGACGCGCTGGTGGCCCACCCGGCGGCGCGGGTGGTGTCGTTCACCGGGTCGACGCCGGTGGGCAAGGGCATCGCGGAGAAGGCCGGCGTGAAGAAGCTGGCGCTGGAACTCGGCGGCAACGGGCCGTTGGTGGTCCTCGACGACGCCGACCTGGATCTGGCGGTGCGCGCGGCGGTGTTCGGGTCGTTCTTCCACCAGGGCCAGGTGTGCATGATCGCGAACCGGGTCATCGTCGACGCCGCCGTGCACGACGAGTTCCTCGACCGGTTCCTGGCGAAGGTCGGCGCGTTGACCGTCGGTGATCCCAGCGACCCGGACGTGCAGCTCGGGCCGATCATCAATTCGTCTCAGCTGGAGAGCATTCAGGACAAGCTCAAGCGTGCCCGCGACGACGGCGCGCAGGTGCTGCTGGGTGGGGATCCGTTCGGGCCGACCGGGTTGTGCCTGCCGCCGCATGTGCTTGCCGGCGGCAATGACGTCGCCACTGCGCGCGAGGAGGTGTTCGGACCGGTGATCACCGTGCTGCGCGCCGACGGAGAGCAGGATGCGCTGCGGCTGGCCAACGACACCGAGTACGGGCTGTCGTCGGCGGTGTTCAGCCGCGACGTCGACCGTGCGGTGCGGTTCGGCCGCCGGATCCGGGCCGGCATGACGCACGTGAACGACTCACCGGTCAACGACGACGCCAACACCGCCTTCGGCGGGGTGAAGGATTCGGGTGTCGGCCGGTTCGGAGGTCAGTGGGCTGTCGACGAATTCACCACCGACCACTGGGTTTCGGTGCAGCACCAGCCGCGCCGTTACGCCATCTAG
- a CDS encoding zinc-binding dehydrogenase, whose product MRAAVLEASGRPPVVRDFEEPRGEDVVTVTLAGCNPVDLALASGEMGDPVVPRVVGKEGIGITADGARVYFDSPPAPFGSWAERTRINPDKAYVVPDGVDDDLAVALGIAGLAAWLPLTRHAQLSPDHSVLILGATGTVGAIAVQAARILDAGRVVAAGRDEDALAKTRELGADATVQLGGDDDAGALRSAAGQDRGFDVVLDMVYGDPFLAALDATDPGATLITVGQGAGAAPAVPFMTLMGRTHIGHMNDFMSADVLHAAYVELLMLAADGRIHVETTRYRLDDAEKAWQAQADGPHVKIGVAIP is encoded by the coding sequence ATGCGGGCAGCGGTACTGGAGGCGTCCGGACGGCCGCCGGTGGTCAGGGACTTCGAAGAGCCCCGCGGCGAGGACGTCGTCACCGTGACCCTGGCCGGTTGCAACCCGGTGGACCTCGCGCTGGCCTCCGGTGAGATGGGCGATCCCGTGGTCCCCCGGGTCGTCGGCAAAGAGGGCATCGGCATCACCGCGGACGGCGCACGGGTCTACTTCGACTCCCCGCCGGCCCCGTTCGGGTCATGGGCCGAACGCACCCGGATCAACCCGGACAAGGCCTACGTGGTGCCCGACGGTGTCGACGACGACCTCGCCGTCGCGCTCGGCATCGCGGGATTGGCCGCCTGGCTGCCGCTGACCAGGCACGCCCAGCTATCCCCCGACCATTCGGTGCTGATCCTCGGCGCGACCGGGACCGTCGGCGCCATCGCGGTGCAGGCGGCCAGAATCCTCGACGCGGGACGCGTCGTCGCGGCCGGGCGCGACGAGGACGCGCTGGCCAAGACCCGCGAACTGGGCGCCGACGCGACCGTCCAGCTCGGCGGCGACGACGACGCCGGCGCGCTGAGATCCGCCGCGGGTCAGGACCGCGGCTTCGACGTGGTCCTCGACATGGTCTACGGCGACCCGTTCCTCGCCGCGCTGGACGCCACCGATCCCGGGGCCACGCTGATCACCGTCGGACAGGGTGCCGGCGCCGCACCCGCGGTGCCGTTCATGACACTGATGGGCCGCACGCACATCGGGCACATGAACGACTTCATGTCCGCCGACGTGCTGCACGCGGCGTACGTGGAACTGCTGATGCTGGCCGCCGACGGGCGCATCCACGTCGAGACCACCCGCTACCGCCTGGACGACGCCGAAAAGGCTTGGCAGGCACAGGCTGACGGACCGCATGTCAAGATCGGAGTGGCGATTCCGTGA
- a CDS encoding CHAD domain-containing protein, with the protein MAPPTPLHAYLTEQTGLVLEGLDGLRDGTDPIHDTRVAIRRVRSTVRVFGTLLDDRAHAVEQELKWFAGVLGDVRDVQVQRGRLSDALGELPDELVLGRVADRIKRDLRRMEAPARDRVAEAMTTPRYQDLVAELQRWSDTPPVRAKAAAKQLQKKAHRAAAKADRRLAKALDSVDDALLHRARKAAKRARYAAELIQTGAPSTKAARKQKHYKKIQSVLGDLQDTVVARSILRQMGAGAGSRAKENGFTFGLLYAREEQLADQCRREVARL; encoded by the coding sequence ATGGCCCCGCCGACACCGCTGCACGCTTATCTGACCGAGCAGACCGGACTCGTGCTCGAGGGGCTTGACGGGTTGCGGGACGGCACTGATCCCATCCACGACACCAGGGTCGCCATCCGCCGGGTGCGCAGCACCGTGCGGGTTTTCGGCACGCTGCTCGACGACCGGGCGCACGCGGTGGAGCAGGAACTGAAGTGGTTCGCCGGGGTGCTGGGTGACGTGCGCGACGTGCAGGTGCAACGGGGCCGGTTGAGCGACGCGCTCGGCGAACTTCCCGACGAACTGGTGCTGGGACGGGTGGCAGACCGGATCAAACGCGACCTGCGCCGGATGGAGGCGCCGGCCCGGGACCGGGTCGCCGAGGCGATGACGACCCCGCGTTACCAGGACCTGGTCGCCGAACTGCAACGCTGGAGCGATACCCCGCCGGTGCGCGCGAAGGCCGCCGCCAAGCAGCTGCAGAAGAAGGCGCACCGGGCCGCAGCGAAGGCTGACCGCAGGCTGGCCAAAGCCCTGGACAGCGTCGACGACGCGCTGCTCCACCGTGCCCGCAAAGCCGCCAAACGGGCCCGATACGCCGCCGAACTGATCCAGACCGGTGCGCCATCGACCAAGGCGGCGCGAAAGCAGAAGCATTACAAGAAGATTCAGAGTGTCCTGGGTGATCTGCAGGACACCGTGGTGGCCCGATCGATACTGCGGCAGATGGGTGCCGGCGCAGGCAGCCGGGCCAAGGAGAACGGGTTCACCTTCGGCCTGCTCTACGCCCGCGAGGAACAGCTCGCCGACCAGTGCCGCCGCGAAGTCGCCCGGCTGTAG
- a CDS encoding DUF6766 family protein yields the protein MKARNGNWLRDHGLLLACLGLFVVFFAGMVVSGAATYNQEQREHGSQETVSVLGYLASGDFVEATFENWESEFLQMGMYVVLTALLYQRGSAESKQIDERAPQEEDPRLARLDPTAPWPVRRGGVVLRIYENSLAIAFFVLFFASWVLHAVGGVAAYNDEQVQHGQRAISLPEYMASSQFWFESMQNWQSEFVAVAAIVGLSVFLRQRGSAESKPVAAPDRETSA from the coding sequence GTGAAAGCCCGAAACGGCAACTGGTTGCGCGACCACGGCCTCCTGCTGGCGTGCCTGGGTCTGTTCGTGGTGTTCTTCGCCGGGATGGTCGTCTCCGGCGCCGCGACCTACAACCAGGAACAGCGCGAACACGGGTCACAGGAGACGGTCTCGGTCCTCGGGTACCTGGCCAGCGGTGACTTCGTGGAGGCGACGTTCGAGAACTGGGAGTCGGAGTTCCTGCAGATGGGCATGTACGTCGTGTTGACGGCTCTGCTGTATCAGCGGGGTTCGGCCGAGTCCAAGCAGATCGACGAGCGCGCCCCGCAGGAGGAGGATCCGCGGCTGGCCCGACTCGACCCCACCGCCCCGTGGCCGGTGCGACGAGGTGGCGTGGTGCTGCGGATCTACGAGAATTCCTTGGCTATCGCGTTCTTCGTGCTGTTCTTCGCCTCGTGGGTGCTGCATGCGGTGGGCGGGGTCGCCGCCTACAACGACGAACAGGTGCAGCACGGGCAGCGCGCGATATCGCTGCCCGAATACATGGCGTCGTCGCAGTTCTGGTTCGAGTCGATGCAGAACTGGCAGAGCGAGTTCGTCGCGGTGGCCGCGATCGTGGGGCTGTCCGTGTTCCTGCGTCAGCGAGGCTCGGCGGAGTCCAAGCCGGTGGCCGCACCCGACCGCGAGACCAGCGCCTAA
- a CDS encoding beta-eliminating lyase-related protein, which produces MERVPSAAFASDNAAPAHPTVLDALARVNRGPAPSYGADPVTAEAAEAIRTAFDSPGADVLFAFTGTAANIIALAAAVRPWQEILCSDIAHVLVDEAGGPVRLSGAQLTRLPSADGLIAPEELERRVFGRGAVHHSQPLIVSVTQSTENGRVWTGPAIKEFVDRAHALGLLVHVDGARVANAIAAEGFSPSEAIGDADVVSVGGTKNGMMFGDAILVRRPEHFDGIHYVQKQIGHLASKHRFVAAQFTALLGDGLWLRNAAHANAMAHRLSTGMTELGLELACPAEANEVFVRLHPDACRGLSDSYAVHQPDPAEPVVRFVCSWSTTEAEADDALAALRRHR; this is translated from the coding sequence ATGGAGCGCGTGCCTTCTGCCGCCTTCGCCTCCGACAACGCCGCTCCCGCACACCCGACGGTTCTCGACGCGCTCGCCCGGGTCAACCGGGGGCCCGCCCCCTCCTACGGCGCCGACCCGGTGACCGCCGAAGCCGCCGAGGCGATCAGGACCGCGTTCGACTCGCCCGGCGCCGACGTGCTGTTCGCGTTCACCGGCACCGCGGCCAACATCATCGCGCTCGCGGCGGCGGTGCGGCCGTGGCAGGAGATCCTCTGCAGCGACATCGCGCACGTCCTCGTCGACGAGGCAGGCGGTCCCGTCCGACTGTCCGGCGCACAGCTGACCAGGCTGCCCAGCGCGGACGGGCTGATCGCACCGGAGGAGTTGGAGCGCCGGGTGTTCGGCCGCGGCGCGGTACACCACTCGCAGCCCCTGATCGTCTCGGTCACCCAGTCCACCGAGAACGGCCGCGTGTGGACGGGACCGGCCATCAAGGAGTTCGTCGACCGCGCCCACGCACTCGGGCTGCTGGTGCACGTCGACGGCGCACGGGTCGCCAACGCCATTGCAGCAGAGGGTTTTTCACCGTCGGAGGCGATCGGCGACGCCGACGTCGTCAGCGTGGGCGGCACCAAGAACGGCATGATGTTCGGTGACGCGATCCTGGTCCGCCGCCCGGAGCACTTCGACGGGATCCACTACGTGCAGAAGCAGATCGGCCATCTGGCGAGCAAGCACCGGTTCGTCGCGGCGCAGTTCACCGCGCTGCTGGGTGACGGGCTGTGGTTGCGCAACGCCGCGCACGCCAATGCGATGGCCCACCGGCTCAGCACAGGCATGACCGAGCTGGGGCTCGAGCTGGCGTGCCCGGCCGAAGCCAACGAGGTGTTCGTCCGGCTCCACCCCGACGCCTGCCGTGGGCTATCCGATTCCTACGCCGTGCACCAGCCCGACCCGGCCGAACCGGTGGTGCGGTTCGTCTGCTCGTGGTCGACCACCGAAGCCGAGGCCGACGACGCGCTCGCGGCGCTGCGCCGGCACCGCTGA
- a CDS encoding AAA family ATPase produces MTGFVLTEEFRDALARLAGGGHLFLTGKAGTGKSTLIRRFLAETDRNVVVVAPTGIAALNVDGYTIHRLFGFRSTTTLEDIRTGSYRPGPFTRTLASLQTLIVDEASMVRADVFDMVAASLERFGPAPGTPFGGVQIVLVGDLYQLPPVVREDEVAYFSTTYETPYFFSARSFDRADFPTVTLTTVFRQLGDDRMTAILNEIREGVLLGHAQEQLNARADKDFVPPDDEFWLTLAPTNRLVTARNRQQLERLPGDEMTHHAKASGDLALFDPPVEETLRFKVGAQVMMLNNDQGGRWVNGTVGRVVGVGYDRYGAVVEVEFPDGTAAEVTPFTWEVTRPVMSGSSLSREVVGAYTQLPFKLAWAITIHKSQGQTLERVVVDLTGGMFSTGQLYVALSRCTSLAGLVLRRPVLPKDLKTDRRVARFLRTSTGGAQARRYCAIGMLTVGDEGRMSRPRPVELAVAFDDGTAVSTLVNPQRDLADARTRFGITVSDVLLAPTLREAWAVIAPMLAGCTPVGVGVDEQLGLLDFELKRLGHVSAMPLGVELRGTRVTGRTALEQARSALQAHRAADAEDGSSAFDEPESVEVSGLLVGRDASIVTPVAEHLPGLSALLRISRDVAAVLLGGPAPARRDDTDWEPAARQSVADQLRAAAARVQLTDEVVARLGSAEELLGVEILTGAELLARHDIRATLTPGMRVCFTGTASDPSGRIVERDEMERRAAAAGLTPVKTVTKTRCDVLVSAEAGTQSGKARKAQEYGKPVFTAEEFFGWLTHAPAE; encoded by the coding sequence ATGACGGGCTTCGTCCTCACCGAGGAGTTCCGCGACGCGCTGGCGCGGCTGGCCGGCGGCGGGCATCTGTTCCTGACCGGTAAGGCCGGCACCGGCAAGTCGACGCTGATCCGCCGTTTCCTGGCCGAGACCGACCGCAACGTGGTGGTCGTCGCACCGACGGGCATCGCGGCGCTCAACGTCGACGGCTACACCATCCACCGGCTGTTCGGCTTCCGGTCCACGACGACGCTGGAGGACATCCGCACCGGGAGCTACCGGCCGGGCCCGTTCACCAGGACCCTGGCCTCGCTGCAGACGCTGATCGTCGATGAGGCGTCCATGGTGCGCGCCGATGTGTTCGACATGGTGGCCGCGTCGCTCGAGCGGTTCGGGCCGGCGCCGGGCACGCCGTTCGGCGGGGTGCAGATCGTGCTCGTCGGAGACCTCTACCAGTTGCCGCCGGTGGTCCGTGAGGACGAGGTCGCCTATTTTTCGACAACCTACGAAACACCGTATTTCTTCTCCGCCCGGTCGTTCGACCGCGCCGACTTCCCGACGGTGACGTTGACGACGGTGTTCCGTCAGCTCGGCGACGACCGGATGACGGCCATCCTGAACGAGATTCGCGAAGGCGTGCTGCTGGGGCATGCCCAGGAGCAGCTCAACGCCCGCGCCGACAAGGACTTCGTGCCGCCCGACGACGAGTTCTGGCTGACGCTGGCCCCGACGAACCGCCTGGTCACCGCGCGCAACCGGCAGCAGCTGGAGCGGCTGCCCGGCGACGAGATGACCCACCACGCCAAGGCTTCCGGTGATCTGGCGCTGTTCGACCCGCCGGTCGAGGAGACGCTGCGCTTCAAGGTCGGCGCGCAGGTGATGATGCTCAACAACGACCAGGGCGGCCGTTGGGTCAACGGCACGGTGGGCCGGGTGGTCGGCGTCGGCTACGACCGCTACGGCGCGGTGGTCGAGGTGGAGTTCCCCGACGGCACCGCCGCGGAGGTCACCCCGTTCACCTGGGAGGTGACCCGGCCGGTGATGTCGGGGTCGTCGTTGAGCCGCGAGGTGGTCGGCGCGTACACCCAGCTGCCGTTCAAGCTGGCGTGGGCCATCACGATCCACAAGAGCCAGGGGCAGACGCTGGAGCGGGTGGTCGTCGACCTGACCGGCGGCATGTTCTCGACGGGCCAGCTCTACGTCGCGCTGAGCCGGTGCACGTCGCTGGCGGGCCTCGTGCTGAGAAGGCCTGTGCTGCCCAAGGATCTGAAGACCGACCGGCGGGTCGCCCGGTTCCTGCGCACCTCCACGGGCGGGGCGCAGGCGCGGCGGTACTGCGCGATCGGGATGCTGACCGTCGGCGACGAGGGCCGGATGTCGCGTCCGCGGCCGGTGGAGCTGGCGGTGGCGTTCGACGACGGCACTGCGGTCAGCACGCTGGTCAACCCGCAGCGCGATCTCGCCGACGCACGAACGCGATTCGGCATCACGGTGTCGGACGTGCTGCTGGCGCCCACGCTGCGGGAAGCGTGGGCGGTGATCGCGCCGATGCTGGCCGGGTGCACCCCGGTGGGGGTCGGCGTGGACGAGCAGCTGGGTCTGCTGGACTTCGAGCTCAAACGGCTCGGCCATGTGTCCGCGATGCCGCTGGGGGTGGAGTTGCGCGGGACGCGGGTGACCGGCCGCACCGCGCTGGAGCAGGCCCGTTCGGCGTTGCAGGCCCACCGCGCGGCCGACGCCGAGGACGGCTCGTCGGCGTTCGACGAGCCTGAATCCGTCGAGGTGTCAGGGCTTCTGGTCGGTCGCGACGCGTCGATCGTGACGCCGGTGGCCGAGCACCTGCCCGGGTTGTCGGCGTTGCTGCGGATCAGCCGCGACGTGGCCGCGGTGTTGCTGGGCGGCCCGGCGCCGGCCCGCCGGGACGACACCGACTGGGAACCCGCGGCGCGGCAGTCGGTGGCCGACCAGCTGCGCGCAGCGGCGGCCCGGGTGCAGCTCACCGACGAGGTGGTGGCCCGGCTGGGCAGCGCCGAGGAGCTGCTCGGTGTCGAGATCCTCACCGGTGCAGAGCTTCTGGCCCGCCACGACATCCGGGCCACGCTGACGCCGGGGATGCGCGTGTGCTTCACCGGCACCGCGTCGGATCCGTCTGGCCGCATCGTCGAACGCGACGAGATGGAGCGCCGCGCCGCCGCGGCGGGCCTGACGCCGGTGAAGACGGTGACCAAGACCCGGTGCGACGTGCTGGTCTCGGCCGAGGCGGGCACGCAGTCGGGCAAGGCCCGCAAGGCCCAGGAGTACGGCAAGCCGGTGTTCACCGCCGAGGAGTTCTTCGGCTGGCTCACCCACGCCCCCGCGGAATAG
- a CDS encoding TVP38/TMEM64 family protein: MDETEETPGPSRRRHIARLALFVAVLAVLFYLTAIARVVDVAYVRGLIESTGPLAPVTYVAVSAVLGALLVPGPLLAAGSGFLFGPLVGTFVTLGATVGNALISSYAGRRAGRESARALLGAERSDRIDRLIERGGLWAVVGQRFVPGVSDALASYAFGAFGVPLWQMAAGAFIGSMPRAFVYTALGSSIGEFSAPLAFTAIAVWCVTAVVGAFAAHRGWRKWRSRE, encoded by the coding sequence ATGGATGAGACCGAAGAGACCCCGGGGCCGTCCCGGCGCAGACACATCGCGCGGCTTGCGCTGTTCGTGGCGGTGCTGGCGGTGTTGTTCTATCTGACCGCGATCGCGCGTGTCGTCGACGTCGCCTACGTCCGCGGGCTGATCGAGTCGACGGGGCCGCTGGCGCCGGTGACCTACGTCGCGGTCTCGGCGGTCCTCGGCGCGCTGCTGGTCCCGGGGCCGCTGCTGGCCGCGGGCAGCGGGTTCCTGTTCGGTCCGCTGGTGGGCACGTTCGTGACTCTGGGCGCCACCGTCGGCAACGCGTTGATCTCCAGCTATGCGGGTCGCCGGGCCGGACGGGAGAGCGCGCGCGCCCTGCTCGGCGCCGAGCGCTCGGACCGGATCGACCGGCTCATCGAGCGCGGCGGGCTGTGGGCGGTCGTCGGGCAGCGGTTCGTCCCCGGTGTCTCGGACGCACTGGCGTCGTATGCGTTCGGGGCGTTCGGCGTGCCGCTGTGGCAGATGGCGGCCGGCGCGTTCATCGGGTCGATGCCGCGGGCCTTCGTGTACACCGCGCTGGGGTCCTCGATCGGCGAGTTCTCGGCGCCGCTGGCGTTCACCGCGATCGCCGTGTGGTGCGTGACCGCAGTGGTGGGGGCGTTCGCGGCCCACCGCGGCTGGCGGAAATGGCGCTCCCGGGAATGA
- a CDS encoding sulfurtransferase encodes MSTRHDVLITAAELARLLAAGEPVTLLDVRWTLTEPDGTAAYQAGHLPGAVYVSLDDELSDHSVPGRGRHPLPSGAALQQAARRWGVRRGVPVVVYDDWNRAGSARAWWVLTAAGIPDVRILDGGLAAWTGELHTGTVVPEPGDIAVEHDDLYHGARKTITADNALGAPTLLDARPPERYRGDSETVDPVAGHIPGAINLPSTGLLGGDGTLLPDADLTALFDARGVGSSDVAVYCGSGVTASLVVAALATAGVDAALFPGSWSQWSSEPTRPVALGNE; translated from the coding sequence ATGAGTACCCGTCATGACGTGCTGATCACCGCCGCCGAGCTGGCCCGGCTGTTGGCCGCCGGGGAGCCGGTGACGCTGCTGGATGTCCGGTGGACGCTGACCGAACCCGACGGCACGGCCGCCTATCAGGCCGGCCATCTTCCGGGCGCGGTGTATGTGTCCCTCGACGACGAGCTGTCCGACCACAGCGTGCCCGGCCGCGGACGACATCCGCTGCCGTCCGGGGCGGCACTGCAGCAGGCCGCCCGCCGCTGGGGGGTGCGCCGCGGCGTGCCCGTGGTGGTCTACGACGACTGGAACCGCGCCGGCTCGGCGCGCGCCTGGTGGGTGCTGACCGCCGCGGGCATCCCGGACGTACGCATCCTCGACGGCGGCCTGGCCGCATGGACAGGCGAACTTCACACCGGCACAGTCGTTCCCGAGCCCGGCGACATCGCCGTCGAGCACGACGACCTGTACCACGGCGCGCGCAAGACGATCACCGCCGACAACGCACTCGGCGCGCCCACGCTGCTGGATGCGCGGCCACCGGAGCGCTACCGCGGTGACAGCGAGACCGTCGACCCCGTCGCCGGCCACATCCCCGGCGCGATCAACCTGCCCAGCACCGGCCTGCTCGGCGGCGACGGCACGCTGCTGCCCGACGCCGACCTGACAGCCCTGTTCGACGCGCGCGGAGTGGGTTCCTCGGACGTCGCGGTCTACTGCGGGTCGGGGGTGACCGCGTCGCTGGTCGTCGCGGCGCTGGCCACCGCCGGCGTCGACGCGGCACTGTTCCCGGGGTCGTGGTCGCAGTGGAGTTCGGAGCCGACCCGACCGGTGGCCCTCGGCAACGAGTGA
- a CDS encoding SDR family NAD(P)-dependent oxidoreductase, with translation MDLGLSGKRFVVTGGTRGIGRAVVEGLLAEGASVAFCARTVDAVADAQAELTAGGATAVGAAIDVGDGAAVEAWVNASADRFSGLDGVVANVSALAIPETPQNWRASFEVDLMGTVGLVDAALPYLLESDSASIVTISSVSGREIDFAAGPYGTMKAAIIHYTQGLAFQLAGRGVRANTVSPGNTYFPGGVWPSIEQNDPDLFAAALALNPTGRMATPQEVANAVVFLSSPAAGFITGTNLLVDGALTRGVQL, from the coding sequence ATGGATCTCGGACTCTCAGGTAAGCGCTTCGTCGTCACGGGCGGTACCCGCGGCATCGGCCGCGCGGTGGTGGAGGGTCTGCTCGCCGAGGGCGCGTCGGTCGCCTTCTGTGCGCGCACCGTCGACGCGGTGGCCGACGCGCAGGCCGAGCTGACCGCAGGAGGCGCCACCGCGGTGGGTGCCGCGATCGACGTCGGCGACGGCGCCGCGGTGGAGGCATGGGTGAACGCGTCCGCGGACAGGTTCTCCGGGCTCGACGGCGTGGTGGCCAACGTCAGCGCGCTCGCGATCCCGGAGACGCCGCAGAACTGGCGCGCCTCGTTCGAGGTGGACCTGATGGGCACGGTGGGCCTGGTCGACGCTGCGCTTCCGTATCTGCTGGAGTCCGACTCCGCGTCGATCGTGACGATCTCCAGCGTGTCGGGCCGCGAGATCGACTTCGCCGCAGGCCCTTACGGCACGATGAAGGCCGCGATCATCCACTACACCCAGGGCCTGGCTTTCCAGCTGGCCGGAAGAGGCGTGCGCGCCAACACCGTCAGCCCCGGTAACACCTACTTTCCCGGTGGGGTCTGGCCGTCGATCGAGCAGAACGACCCGGACCTGTTCGCCGCGGCGCTGGCGCTGAACCCGACCGGCCGGATGGCCACCCCACAGGAGGTGGCCAACGCGGTGGTGTTCTTGTCCAGTCCGGCGGCCGGCTTCATCACCGGCACCAACCTGCTGGTCGACGGCGCGCTCACCCGCGGCGTCCAACTCTGA
- a CDS encoding pyridoxamine 5'-phosphate oxidase family protein, protein MAKMTKDEREQYLAGVHVGVIAVERPGRAPLAVPLWHDYRPGGEVLLWTDTDSVKHKLIRDAGRFAITVQDEQPPYKYVSAEGDVTDIGPAQDAEVRALAVRYLGEQAGGQFAGENLTSTSIVIRMRPQHWLSTDYSK, encoded by the coding sequence ATGGCGAAGATGACCAAGGACGAGCGTGAGCAGTACCTCGCTGGTGTACACGTCGGGGTGATCGCGGTGGAGCGGCCGGGCCGTGCCCCGCTGGCGGTGCCCCTCTGGCACGACTACCGGCCCGGCGGCGAAGTGCTGCTGTGGACCGACACGGACTCGGTGAAGCACAAGCTGATTCGCGATGCGGGCCGGTTCGCGATCACCGTCCAGGACGAACAGCCGCCCTACAAGTACGTCAGCGCCGAGGGCGACGTCACCGATATCGGGCCCGCTCAGGACGCGGAGGTGCGCGCGCTCGCGGTGCGCTACCTCGGGGAGCAGGCCGGCGGACAGTTCGCCGGCGAGAACCTGACGTCGACCTCGATCGTCATCCGGATGCGCCCGCAACATTGGCTGAGCACGGATTACTCGAAGTAG